A portion of the Nakamurella flava genome contains these proteins:
- a CDS encoding three-helix bundle dimerization domain-containing protein, protein MTARVIVRPSFAAGLNPSGSASIIESMQPKTDPAAHEQRDIAEVARRLATRFPDAPPDTVQAAVEQAHRRFDGAPIRDFVPVFVERSARDALARP, encoded by the coding sequence ATGACCGCCCGGGTGATCGTTCGGCCATCATTCGCCGCCGGCTTGAACCCCTCCGGATCGGCGTCGATCATCGAGTCCATGCAGCCGAAAACAGATCCTGCTGCCCACGAACAGCGCGACATCGCCGAGGTGGCGCGGCGCCTGGCGACCAGGTTCCCGGACGCCCCGCCGGACACCGTGCAGGCCGCCGTCGAACAGGCCCACCGCCGCTTCGACGGCGCCCCGATCCGCGACTTCGTGCCGGTGTTCGTAGAGCGGTCGGCGCGGGACGCCCTCGCCCGCCCCTGA
- a CDS encoding GAF and ANTAR domain-containing protein, producing the protein MDDCVSGVMAEGFRTLGDRLFHTHDVAQALTDVARLAQWSIPRCDWAGLTQNTGRQCDRFTTIAATDPVVRVADDLQYHLAQGPAVAAMRADGLFRADDLRQSNEWPEFGARVTADTPIRSALSLTVHVPTHRAALNLYSASVGAFTTDSVDVATMFAAHAEVMLMLVRQTDKVVNLDRALTTSRLVGHAVGILMYAYRIDADAAFDRLRVVSSNMNRKLTDVAAELVETGLLPTWRPARPSSPPRGLDPPATVATTGRHTGERA; encoded by the coding sequence ATGGATGACTGTGTGAGCGGCGTCATGGCCGAAGGCTTCCGCACCCTGGGCGACCGACTGTTCCACACCCACGATGTCGCCCAGGCGCTCACCGACGTCGCCCGGCTCGCGCAATGGTCGATACCCCGATGCGACTGGGCCGGCCTGACCCAGAACACCGGACGTCAGTGCGATCGGTTCACCACCATCGCGGCGACCGACCCGGTCGTCCGCGTGGCCGACGACCTGCAGTACCACCTCGCGCAGGGCCCCGCCGTCGCGGCGATGCGCGCCGACGGGCTGTTCCGGGCCGACGATCTGCGCCAGTCGAACGAGTGGCCCGAGTTCGGAGCTCGGGTCACCGCCGACACCCCCATCCGGTCGGCCCTGTCCCTGACCGTGCACGTGCCGACGCACCGCGCCGCCCTGAACCTCTACAGCGCCTCCGTCGGCGCCTTCACGACCGACAGTGTCGACGTGGCAACGATGTTCGCCGCCCACGCCGAAGTCATGCTGATGCTGGTCCGACAGACCGACAAGGTCGTCAACCTCGATCGGGCACTGACCACGAGCCGGCTCGTGGGGCACGCCGTCGGGATCCTGATGTACGCGTACCGCATCGACGCCGACGCGGCGTTCGATCGCCTGCGGGTCGTGAGTTCGAACATGAACCGGAAACTCACCGACGTCGCCGCCGAGCTCGTGGAGACCGGGCTCCTGCCGACCTGGCGACCGGCCAGACCCTCATCGCCGCCGCGCGGCCTCGACCCGCCGGCCACGGTGGCGACGACCGGCCGACACACCGGCGAGCGCGCGTGA
- a CDS encoding SAP domain-containing protein, with amino-acid sequence MTSATEMYTAAADQGKSAVESTVGAWRQGTHQLAEQAGQFTGQLPKMDFNEPVQRYFEFVQKTVDVQRELAFRWADLVGQLTSAMVEQAESARSLMVEQADRAADLATEQAGQLREVAHEQADVVEEQKAEAEKAARKAARDEEKANQAKAREQYEGLTKAELSEHLAERGLPKSGNVDELIERLVEDDNSK; translated from the coding sequence ATGACCAGCGCCACCGAGATGTACACCGCCGCTGCGGACCAGGGCAAGAGCGCCGTCGAGAGCACCGTCGGTGCCTGGCGGCAGGGCACCCATCAGCTCGCCGAGCAGGCCGGCCAGTTCACCGGCCAGCTGCCGAAGATGGACTTCAACGAGCCCGTCCAGCGCTACTTCGAGTTCGTGCAGAAGACCGTCGATGTCCAGCGCGAGCTGGCCTTCCGCTGGGCCGACCTGGTCGGCCAGCTGACCAGCGCCATGGTCGAGCAGGCCGAGTCGGCCCGCAGCCTCATGGTCGAGCAGGCCGATCGGGCGGCTGACCTGGCCACCGAGCAGGCCGGCCAGCTGCGCGAGGTCGCCCACGAGCAGGCCGATGTCGTCGAGGAGCAGAAGGCCGAGGCCGAGAAGGCCGCGCGCAAGGCTGCCCGCGACGAGGAGAAGGCCAACCAGGCCAAGGCCCGCGAGCAGTACGAGGGTCTGACCAAGGCCGAGCTGTCCGAGCACCTGGCCGAGCGCGGCCTGCCCAAGAGCGGCAACGTCGACGAGCTGATCGAGCGCCTCGTCGAGGACGACAACAGCAAGTGA
- a CDS encoding GAF and ANTAR domain-containing protein — MAEPGVHTGPVPGDGPAISRTCGQLCDELVADGVGVSVGGGGRTGTAVVHVSDPLGAAVEELQFVLGEGPALTCFATGRPVHVPDLAATVALGRWPGFVPEATRIGVAALLSVPLYVATGFLGTATFHWRRREARALTRAAAALTVELADRIVVAYLSSAPAGGPAGVPRQPWGEHRPDVHVAAGMLSAQWGVAPDQALSRLCATAFVEQSTVQEVAHDVVQRRRTLPQDRDGTAC; from the coding sequence GTGGCTGAACCAGGCGTTCATACCGGGCCCGTCCCCGGGGACGGGCCGGCCATCAGCCGCACGTGCGGGCAGCTGTGCGACGAACTGGTCGCCGACGGGGTCGGGGTCAGCGTGGGAGGCGGCGGCCGCACCGGAACCGCGGTCGTGCACGTCAGCGATCCGCTCGGGGCGGCGGTGGAGGAGTTGCAGTTCGTCCTGGGCGAGGGCCCGGCGCTGACCTGCTTCGCGACCGGTCGCCCCGTCCACGTCCCGGATCTCGCCGCGACGGTCGCACTTGGCCGGTGGCCGGGTTTCGTCCCGGAGGCCACCCGCATCGGCGTCGCCGCCCTGCTCTCGGTGCCGCTGTACGTGGCCACCGGGTTCCTCGGCACCGCGACGTTCCACTGGCGACGGCGGGAGGCCCGGGCGCTCACCCGCGCGGCGGCGGCCCTCACCGTGGAGCTCGCCGATCGCATCGTCGTGGCCTACCTGTCCTCGGCCCCGGCGGGCGGCCCTGCGGGCGTGCCGCGGCAACCGTGGGGCGAACACCGGCCCGACGTGCACGTCGCCGCCGGCATGCTGTCGGCGCAGTGGGGGGTGGCTCCCGACCAAGCTCTGTCCCGGTTGTGTGCGACGGCGTTCGTGGAGCAGTCGACGGTCCAGGAAGTGGCCCACGACGTGGTGCAGCGGCGGCGCACGCTGCCCCAGGACCGGGACGGCACGGCCTGCTGA
- a CDS encoding GAF and ANTAR domain-containing protein, with protein sequence MTDNGLPPEPPGFAELVADLALAYADLRDPNRRSLVEQIVTGAIAIIPGVVAAAVETLDAQGRLGAPVMVGNEVARAVMDAQNELSDGPGLQALRDQKQVVVNDLGSDGRWPAVAAAAASAGVQSVLCTPMEVNGRSFGVLVLLGGASDFGDSAEDSAVLARIFAAHAALALSGAATSGQMATALESRDLIGQAKGILMERFHLAPDAAFALLVQTSSHTNTRLRAVCEQLCDTGQLPSDRRAPRPSPTD encoded by the coding sequence GTGACGGACAACGGGCTCCCGCCCGAACCGCCGGGCTTCGCGGAGCTGGTGGCCGACCTCGCTCTGGCCTACGCTGATCTGCGGGACCCGAACCGGCGATCGCTGGTGGAACAGATCGTCACCGGAGCGATCGCGATCATTCCCGGGGTGGTGGCGGCGGCGGTCGAGACCCTCGACGCGCAGGGCCGGCTGGGGGCACCCGTCATGGTCGGCAATGAGGTCGCGCGCGCGGTGATGGATGCGCAGAACGAGCTGTCCGACGGGCCGGGTCTCCAGGCCCTGCGCGATCAGAAGCAGGTCGTGGTCAACGATCTCGGGTCCGATGGCCGCTGGCCCGCAGTGGCCGCCGCCGCGGCGTCCGCCGGGGTCCAGTCGGTGCTGTGCACTCCGATGGAGGTCAACGGCCGCAGCTTCGGCGTCCTCGTGCTCCTCGGCGGCGCCTCCGACTTCGGTGACTCGGCGGAGGACAGTGCCGTGCTGGCCAGGATTTTCGCCGCGCACGCCGCGCTGGCCCTGTCCGGTGCGGCGACATCCGGCCAGATGGCCACCGCCCTGGAGAGCCGCGACCTGATCGGGCAGGCCAAGGGCATCCTGATGGAACGGTTCCACCTGGCCCCGGACGCCGCGTTCGCCCTGCTGGTGCAGACGTCCAGCCACACCAACACCCGGCTGCGCGCGGTGTGCGAGCAGCTGTGCGACACCGGGCAACTGCCGTCGGACCGACGTGCCCCGCGGCCGTCCCCGACCGACTGA
- a CDS encoding alpha/beta fold hydrolase, with protein MTAVLPALAPINPPTPTDGWPELFLDRRGSGPALVLLHGLGESSVGWHPVMDRLAEHFDVLAFDLPGFGQSPALPADRQPTSANLAAAVGAELRRHGIASAAVAGYSLGARVALQLAASPSVSAVVAIGPDGLGTPWERWQGYWYLSAARMMAAGLAPLAPWLSQSPAGRAVFFTGNRSLPWQLGSADARELLEGYADSASFDATNRAGALDVARHLPSIRQPVLILQGTNDPMTPQVLRYLGVLPNVRWRWLAGAHHVPISDDPGAVVAAMREFLATADAPSAAE; from the coding sequence GTGACCGCCGTCCTGCCCGCCCTTGCCCCGATCAATCCGCCGACGCCGACCGATGGCTGGCCCGAGTTGTTCCTCGACCGACGGGGTTCGGGCCCGGCGCTCGTGCTCCTGCACGGCCTCGGCGAATCCAGCGTCGGCTGGCATCCGGTGATGGACCGACTGGCCGAGCACTTCGACGTCCTCGCCTTCGACCTCCCCGGGTTCGGGCAGTCGCCCGCCCTGCCCGCCGATCGCCAGCCCACTTCGGCGAACCTGGCCGCGGCCGTCGGGGCCGAGCTGCGGCGGCACGGGATCGCATCGGCCGCCGTGGCCGGCTACTCGCTGGGAGCCCGGGTCGCCCTGCAGCTCGCCGCCTCCCCGTCGGTGTCGGCCGTGGTCGCGATCGGACCGGACGGTCTCGGCACGCCCTGGGAGCGCTGGCAGGGCTACTGGTACCTGTCCGCGGCCCGGATGATGGCCGCCGGCCTGGCCCCGCTCGCCCCGTGGTTGAGCCAGAGCCCCGCCGGCCGGGCGGTCTTCTTCACCGGGAACCGCAGTCTGCCCTGGCAGCTGGGTTCCGCCGACGCCCGGGAGCTTCTGGAGGGGTACGCCGACTCCGCGAGCTTCGACGCCACCAACCGGGCCGGCGCCCTCGACGTCGCCCGCCACCTGCCGTCGATCCGGCAACCGGTGCTGATCCTGCAGGGCACGAACGACCCCATGACACCGCAGGTGCTGCGGTACCTGGGGGTGCTGCCCAACGTGCGGTGGCGTTGGCTGGCCGGGGCGCATCACGTGCCCATCTCGGACGACCCGGGGGCCGTGGTCGCCGCGATGCGGGAGTTCCTGGCCACGGCGGACGCTCCGTCGGCCGCCGAATGA
- a CDS encoding ANTAR domain-containing protein, with product MTSLSSSARLGGAPVAHSSPPCPVDALAVVARRLALADDLSVLLAELPKVAPLVVAGAEHVSVTLIDKGRITATSAGDDVARRWASCQQQTGEGPTIDALRGETGIVVVPDLAGDQRWSRWRALLAQEWPGAPGGALLALRLDAGRGQQATLTLHSRRPRSFDRGATSAATALSIHASIAMATVAKHDNLRVALESRDTIGQAKGILMERLRVTADEAFDLLVGASQRTNRKLRDIAEQLTTTGELVAERVPHT from the coding sequence ATGACCAGCCTGTCCTCCTCCGCCCGACTCGGCGGTGCGCCGGTAGCGCACAGCTCGCCACCGTGCCCGGTCGACGCCCTTGCGGTGGTCGCCCGGCGGCTCGCCCTGGCCGACGACCTGTCCGTGCTGCTCGCCGAGCTCCCCAAAGTGGCCCCTCTGGTCGTGGCCGGCGCCGAACACGTCAGCGTCACGCTGATCGACAAGGGTCGGATCACCGCCACGAGCGCGGGGGACGACGTGGCCCGGCGCTGGGCGAGCTGCCAGCAGCAGACCGGTGAGGGCCCGACGATCGACGCGCTCCGCGGTGAGACGGGGATCGTCGTGGTCCCCGATCTGGCGGGCGACCAGCGCTGGTCCCGCTGGCGCGCCCTGCTCGCCCAGGAATGGCCCGGCGCCCCGGGCGGTGCGTTGCTCGCTCTCCGGCTGGACGCCGGTCGTGGTCAGCAGGCGACGCTGACCCTGCACTCCCGGCGGCCGCGGTCCTTCGACCGGGGCGCGACCTCCGCCGCGACGGCGTTGTCCATCCACGCCTCGATCGCCATGGCCACGGTCGCCAAACACGACAATCTGCGGGTCGCGCTGGAGTCGCGCGACACGATCGGCCAGGCCAAGGGCATCCTCATGGAGCGCCTCCGGGTCACCGCGGACGAGGCCTTCGATCTACTGGTCGGCGCCTCCCAGCGGACCAACCGCAAGCTGCGGGACATCGCCGAGCAGCTCACGACGACCGGTGAACTGGTCGCCGAACGCGTTCCGCACACCTGA